tgcataaacaaaacaaaaattacatcaAAGAGGTTACATTCGTTAAAGGTCGTTGTATTTGTTGCTATAAATGAAGTAGGGCCATAACCATATACGAACCTCATGTTTTGCTGAAAATAATAATGTCTCGTTGGTCCCATCGATAAAACACAACTTTTTCACGTTCCTAATTTATCTGTCCAACttatacaaataaaacatttaNtttttttttttttttttttttttttttttttttttttttttttttttttgtgaatcacTATATTGTAGTTCTTTATCCGTTAACTGATCTTTCCTATTTCCACTAATAAGTGTTTCAAAACATACATTAAGAGTGGTTATCAACTAAATAGAGTATTAAAATCTAGCAGTTTCATTTTTTCCAACAATATATGTTCCGATTTCGTTCTTTTAGAAATAGTCATATTTTGTGTTAGACTTAATAAAATCGGACAATACTTGGAACTAATTTCTATTAGCTAGTTTTGGGTGTTCGGATATCCGTTCGTGTTCGGATTTTTGGATATTTCAGATTTTCAGATTTAGAGGTATAGAACCGTTCGACTATTTCTATACTGCATGTTCGAATTAGGTATTTCGGATTCAGATTCGGATGACATGTACAAATATCCGAATATCAGAATATTTGTACAGGTTAGAATCTGTTACATGTccgtaccaaaaaaaaaaagaatctgttACATGTTGTATGGACTTCATTGCATTGCAAGATTCGAGGCTAAAagtgtctttttcttttaccatgAAAATATCCAATATGAAGAGTGTCCTTATTGTAGAGCTCAAATCAGTCTGGGGACCATTGCCATTGTGTGTCGTTGGCTTTTAGATATACAGAACAATCAATAATAGTAACTATAAATCAGTCAGTCTATCACCTGGACAATTTACTTATCTTCCTATATGGATCATATTTCAAATaaatggtttagattttttgcGTATTGGTGAAAATTATTACGTAGATTATTTAACCACTCCTCCTAATGTTTAACTTGTGGTAATAGGTTTGGTTCGGTTAAGAAAATCTGATTACCTAACAAAAATGTATATCCTAAATTCCTAATGATCTGAATTTCAATAGAGTTCATGTAATGTTATACAGATTGATTCTTGTTAGTTGCATGTTCGGCGCATCTGGTCTTAGTGGTAATAATAGATCAAGAGATTATGTGATTGGTACTTATGAAGTACCACATAAATTATCTGCTTAAAACAAATCATGTGACGAAACGAGTCTGTCTCAATGTAATTTTCATTGCCGTAAATGTTCAAATAGTGTTTTTTTCAGTTGGCATTGCTCACCAAGCACGTGAAACACTGAAACTTGATTCACAACATTTAGACAGTAGACATTGACTTAACCTAAAATAATTGTACCCTCTGGCTTCTCAAAGGAAAGGATAATAAGTCTACAATGTTAGTCCTTAGTACCAGTGTCATTCTCGTTCGTTTATTGCTTTGGCCACTCGTTTACTTTTTTCTTCGGGGGCAAACTGTGGCCACTCGTTTGCTTTGATTCCACTACACCcaacaaaatcaatcacaatGGGTGTGATTGGTAACCAAAAACAAAGGGGTACAAGTgtacaattttgattttttaccaatcacaaaagaTTTACTAAACACTTTATTCAAAACTTTACTCTCAGCTTTTTTATACCACTTTCATGTACAGCTTTTTCTTACAGTTTTGCACTAAAAGCTTACAGCTCCAGCTTATAGCTTTTCTGTACAACTTTGGAtacgttaccaatcagaccCAATATATTGAAATAAAAGAGGAGTTGTTTTTGGTTACTCAAATAAATATCTTATTAAGAAACTCCATCAAAGGATCTTAAGTTTAACTAGAAACTCGAAAAAAAAACCAGAGGAAAAACTAGCATGAAGCCCCATACAAACCGGACTGATCACACCGAGGTAATAAATCATTCTGCTGCAAACGAATCTATCTTTTAACCAATCTTCCACTGTTACACTCTGGGCTTATAAGGGAGACTCCTTTATTTGCTTTTGCATTCAGAGGATTCAGCAATTTGGCTTAGAGTTTATTTCACGGcatgcaaaccaaaaaaaaggatttaatCCAGAAACAGTTCAAAGTTATTTTGAGAGATTAGATCACCTCTAGTGAACAGAGCCGTGCCTAGATGTTTAAAGGCcataggcaaaaaaaaaaaatcatatttgaaataattttataaaaatataacacttctgatatttcataataattttataaccaaAGGTATACAATAATCtttcataaaaagtttaaaaaataggTAGACATAGTATTGTGTcactatcaacaacaaaaaattattttggtgattatatgaattttaaataaattgtgGTGTAAAAATGTGATATCTAATTAGTAGTTTAGtactataagaaaatattaatatgcaGAGATCCTAACTTGTCTGTGTATTTAGACTTTAGAGATCCTACATATTGCAGTATTGGCATTGCTCTATATTCACTATATTTCCTTATTACGTATATAAATTTCCATAACCTTACTTTGATACATGCATGAAAAACACTAATTGACAAAAATATGGCTTCTTAAACTTTCTACAAAATTAGAGGCCGGAGGCGAGTGTAGGCACGGCTCTGCCAGTGAAGggttattatttttactttttagactcttataattttttttagttaaattttgtactttttaaaataatttgtttttaaaagttaattaaaattattccCTACAAAGGTCTCGAAATGGCACAGTAACAAAGAAACAACTGGGTTGGACTCAGCACCTACCATGaaaattaaattggagtttttatatatccataaacattatttcaaaataaaaatattttaagtataaTTTCAttagtttaaatgtttaaacattttaaattttataaaattgtgaaattattgcatttcataaattttaaacataaaaacatattaaaaatagaagtaaaaatctaatatattaaataccATCTCTATTGATGGTGCTTAAGAATATCTtaacattaacaaaattaaaattaaatcaaaatatataataaacttaaGATTCGATTATAAGCTAAGCCTTTCTAGAAATTGTTAAGCAGTGttagtttatgattggttttctcttcttcttcctctttctcttcttcttcctctttttattttattttgatgtttaAAACCTGTCAATCAATGGAGCCTTTAATTTTTACAGtttcttaaaaagtttttaatctaacttgtttttctaaatttataataaaatactttttaagctattttctttaaattcatCAATGAAGATGCTCGGTTTACTAAATAAGAGTTgcctcttattttttttcattcaattttaatttattttttactctatttaGGATAAGAGATCTTTCGAAATCACCCGTTGGAAAAGCTCTAAACATTTTTAAGGTCGTTGTATATGTATAAATGAAGTAGGGCCATAAATACAGACCTGTGTTTTGCTGAATACAATAATGTCTCTTTGAGGTCCCatagtcccatcaataataAAACACAATCTTTTTCACGTTCCTAAtaatttatctaaaattttgtagtTAATGGATACCACAAATCGtcaaatccttcttcttctccttttttttgtgaatttttttttttaatccgtTAACTGATCTTTCCTATTTTCCACTGGTAGGtgttttcagaaaataaaatcacgAACAATAAATGCAATGTTTTATTTGGAGTGGTATATTGTCAACTGAAtagacaattataaaataaatattccgcttttgttcttttagaaattatttatgaaatattataaaatacattTGGGTTAAGAATTTAGACGATTAGACAAAACTTGGaactaatttaatttctatCAGGAGGATTGGAACATAGGacaatatatttatagaaactttGTTGCCACCACTATttagaaaagagagaacaatCTTATTACAAGCTTtcgtatttattatatagtatatacatgAATACATCGACCACAACCAAACTACGTATCCACttcaataaaaatgtataaaaatgtaACAACATCACTATTCGTTTAGTATCGGTTGTAAGTAACGTAGTTAAGCACTTAATTATTCTATTAAACTACTATAGTTAAAGCTGCTTATTAAGGTCACTCTCCTTCACAAATAGACCGTGGAATCCGTACGGAACCCTGCGCGGCAACCTCACGGCGGCGACGATTTCAAGCTCCGGCGACTTCGCGTCCATCACCAGAAACTTCGATTCTCCAGTCACCTCATCGTGAACGTACGTCACGACGTAACCGTcatcctcctccgcctccgGATCACTAGGATCCCTAGCCACGAAAAACGGCTCTCCGCCGTAACAACCAGGACCGTACATCCTACGCGCCACCGTGCAATCATCCCTATCTCCTTTAGACACGTCGAGCTTCACCACCCCGGAGATCTTCGGCATCGGATCACCAATCGCCGCGTAAACAAACCTGCTCCGCCTCCCGAGAAACGCCGGATTAATCACCGCGAAATCTAGATTCCTGGCCGAGATCGGATGACGTGACACGATCCCGGTGACGAGATCGATCCTCACCTTCTCGACCAAAGCGTGAACCAGATCCATCCTCTCCAAAGTATGCTCAATCGACATAATGTTCGGAGCGATCAAAACGACGGCGTTTCCGTCGTCTTCATCCCAAGCATTGATGGCGTGGATGATATTAAATCCAGGAACCTCAAACCATTTCATCTCCGATTCATCTCCGGCGTACTTCGGGATCACACCGAGCCTCGGTGTTTTGCCGTTGTCAGCACCGACCGGAGAACCACCTTCGAGAACAAAATCCATCGGATTCGTCCTCATCCCGAGCTGGATCTCAGCGAAAATCGCGTTGCGTTTCGTAATCGCGAAGTCGTGGAGAAACGACGGAGACGTCATTGAGAATATCGGAACGTCTCTCTGTTTTCTCCCGGCGGAATCAAACCGGAAATACGTTAAAAACGGTGGAACCGGACCGTACCGGAATGCGAATGTCTCTCCGGTTATTGGATCGGTTTTAGGATGAGCTGTCATACTCATCGCTAACTTCCCGTCGAAATCGTGCCGTCCGATCGTTTCTATATCTCCTGACTCTGTTAATCGTACGGTGTAGGGTAAATCAGATTCACCTAAAGCGAAGAGACGGTTACTGAAGAAAGCTAGACTCGTATTAGCCAAACCAATGCCGTTAACCGGATTAAACTGTCCGGTTAAAACTCTAACCGCAGATAAAGCTCCACGAGCAACCGACGCGGTTACGCCGTTGAAACCGGAGAACACGTTAGGCATAACCGGAGCTCCGGTTTGTTTCTCGACGTTGTATTTATAAGTCTTGACGTATCTGCTACAGAGTGTTGCTTTACCATCGTTGATCCGAATCGCGTGAAGCATACCGTCTCCGTCGAAGAGGTGGTAAGGACCACGAGGGAGGAACTGTGGATTCGGACCGTTACGGATGTAAGCGCCGTTAAGCGACGGCGGAAGAGAGCCGTGGATGATTTCACAGTCTGTAGGAGGAAGCTCGTCGAGGACAGGAGCGAAGTTGTCGGAGAGAACGTGTTTTGGATCGACTGAAGGACGTGACGGTGGATCGATGAAGGTGTTGATAACATCTTCGACGGTGGTGAAGAGAGATGTTGCGAGGTTCATTTGTGGTCGGGGTTTTGCCGGAGATGATGAGAGTGATGTGTGAAGGTTGGTTCGGTTGTGGAGTGTTTTAGGTTTGCTACTAGTACGACGGTGATCATTGCTGTCGCTTGGGTTAGTGATGGGAGAACGTTCTTCGACGACAGCGGAGTTGATACGGAGGAGACGGGGAGAAGAAGATGGGCGGCGAAGAGAAGAGTGATGAAGAGAGAATGTggagatgaaggaagaagaagaagaagaagaagaaagagagtcCATTGCTCTCtacttttttgtgttttagttGCTTTGCTTCCACGTTTAAGGCTGTGAAGGATTATGATGAGTGTGTGTTGTGGTGGGGCTATTTATTGagttatgaaaatgaaaaatcaagcaattgttttcttgtgaaactaagatttttttttttttttttatgtgaagctaatatttatttggtttgttgGTTATTCTTATGTGAAGTTCTGATCTTCAATAATAATTTGTCTCTATTCTTATTTTCGCATACGTTTTTATTATTCTCCGTAATATCAGAAGGATTATCCTGTATTTTATGTGACAGCAAAATTATTCGTCAAATTTGGATTGATTGATTTGTCAAAATATAAGTTTCTGAAGCTAGGATAAAacctaataatatttttattagtaattttactcataatattattttattaaatttgatagTTTTTCTAGGTTGCCCACATTTGATATTTTGGTTGtcaattttccttttcgtcaaagaattaaaactatatatattttttgttcaatgttattttcttacattttttttttgttttttttgaccgcatacatatatttttttttttttttgtcaacgcaTACATTTCTTATTTGTTCATAATAACATATGTGAAATTTGAATCATTCGAATGATTGCTTCCATCCATAGGtctaaatactttttaaatatatatcatcaaaCATCAATAGTTCAAGAACCGTGTATATTTTTGGACATTCTAGTACAATGATATAAACGATTATAAACAAACATGTGAAATGCATGGAATCTTGTAACTATTCATAAACTCTATAAAACTatgttcatgcatgtggtcCGATTGTTGATCAAAATGAAAGCTCAGTAAGGCTAAGACTGACCTACAAATGTGGAAACTATAACAAACTCCTAATATGTAACTTGTAGTCGATAACTCGATATATTCGGTCGCTTTGGTCGGGGTTCAGtatataacaattaattttGATAACCCTGTATATGTTGAGGCATATAGATGGTTCAGAGTGCACAATCATCAAAAATATACGAAAAGAGAGAATGACAAGTAATGGGTACATGTGTTGCATATCTGAAATTGCCACTTTTTGGGTTTTATGCATGTAATTGCCATTGATGCATGCACAATTGTTGGGTGTTATCCATACGCTGTGTAAGATAACAATAATACCAAACTCAATTTAAGTTAACTTTTTAAGTGATTGATCAAAACTGTAaccgttgttttttttttttccattctttCTTTACAACCCCAACCAATCTTCTTAGcttttcaacagaaaaaaaaaagaagttgaaaaaGTTGAACTCGGCAAGATTATCGTGTTTGGTTTAATTGACTTTGAACCGGGCTTACTTTTTCGGTTTAAACCAAAGTAAAACCGTAAAATCATGTCTAAAATTCCATATCTCATTCGGTTTACTCGGTTCTTTACATGCCCGGTCACTAGACCATATCAATAGAATCGGCTCATctgataattaaaagtttaaaaccttgaaacataaacaaatttttagtCGGAGCCCCAAATCCATTAGATATGATCATAGAAAAGGTAAAGAGTTACAACAACAAGGGTTCCACTTCCATGTCTTCTCTCCTTAGTCCTTACAAAGGTTCTTCCAAcacaacaaagaaacagagaaagaaagagagcgtATTTACAAAGTGGAGTAGAgacagtgagagagagagagaagtcaaGGAACGGTCAAGCGATCAGAGCCAAGAGGCTTCAATGAAGATATTAGACGAAGGAGATGTAGTCTCTCTACAAATGGTTTCAacacagcttcttcttcaggaGGAACAAAGGCCAAACATATGCTCAGCTCTTGTACCGCCTCTCCATATTGCCTGCTCCATAATAAACCATATATACCAACAACAATTCaagatcttttgttttgatCAAACTAAACCGACCAATTTACAGAACAGGGACAAGCAACAAAAGAACCATTCTTTGTAAGGATTTAAATCTATTACCTTTCGTAGTACAGCATCATACCAAGGTCTCTGCGAAGTACCCAGTTATGAGGTTGCAAAATCAACAACCTTTCTGCAGCCGCTATAGCCAACCTTTTGATCAGCAGAAAACGTATGTTAGGCCGAGACAAATTGCAAAAACTttcttctttcaagttttttacCTAAGCTCTTGAGGCCGCAGTAATGGGCAATTAGAACTACTGATGTTGTTAAGTTGACTAAGAGGAGAAGTCAGCATTAGTCCAGGGGATGACTTCGTCGCACGTCTCCAGTGAAGTCTCTGCAAATAATCAAACGACAAAATAGAATCTTTCAATATGAAATCTTTTGGAGTTCAAGATTTGTACTTTAGCTTTAGGTGATAAGGACTTACAATCAAATTGGCAAGAGCAATCCCAATAATGTCTCTGTTTGTTGCGATGTCGAGGTCTTTAAGTGACTTTGCGGTTAAGTCTGATGCCATTGATCCAGGATCATCAACGCAGCTTCCATTGACAATAGAGAACAAGCTCTGTCCTGAAGTTACTTTAAAGAGTTCCTCAGGATACTCCGTTTTAGGCCAAATCAGAAAATCTTCCCCAACAGGAGATCCAACAATTGGCACATCGAGGCGCTTACAAACTTCAATGTATATTACACTAATCAGAAATGCTGCACATGGAagaaaaccaaatcaattaAAGATCAAAGACAacatatgagaaaaaaaaaaaaaaaaggagaaactcTGATTGGGAAAGCCTAAAGATGAAACTATTTACCAGTGCTGCTTCTACAGTTAAGTACAGAGTGAAGGTAGTAGTGTTCTGGGTCTAAAGTAATAGATGTCCTCTTGAAGCCTCTCAAACCGAAAAGAACTGCATTTACAGCTTCAAGAACTTGTACCATGTGGCAGCCGATGTCTCGTGAGACTAATTCTGCCTCTACGTCTTTGGCAATTGCATCTATTTTACTCAACCAGTCAGATACACTCTTTTCATCTAACTGCAATAGCTCCTCAGAATCTGACTCACTTGAATCAGATTGATCTTGGACACTTTCCCTCTCGTTCATGAGTGACTGAGCGTCCCTCTTTCGGTTAAAAGCCATGTAGGCTTCATCTTCAGCAGCAATGTAGAACAGAACCTGTGAGTCCATTTCCATAAGTAAATGAGCAAAAGCTTCAGGGATATAAGTAACATATACAGAAACTTCAACAAACTGTGTTATTTCTCAAATCATCAGAACCAACTATGGCAAGGGTCAACAAAACCAGAGTCATATCATGTTCAGTAATGGTCTGAAGCAAGTCACCAAGAGTCAGGGATTATACCTTAAGAAGAGAAATTTCTTATATACCTTTGCAATCGAAATTTCACTGTCTTTCGATTGGATAGAGATCTCTCGAGCAAACATTTCTCTGGCTGACTTAGTGACCTGTAAATTAAGTAAATCAAGAAACAGCAACATGAGCAAACCTTATAATAACAATCCATATGAAAAgcaaacaacatcaacaacaattaTCTGATCAGATATCATCAGTCACTACATAGATATCACTATTGCTGATCCAAGATCCAAGGAAGAACCATATTATGGATTTACAAAATTGAACCTCTTGGTAAGTTTTGGGTCTTGGTGAGTCTTTATTAAGCtgacagagaaagagagggtAAGCAGAAGAAGCTGAGGCAGTCCTATTCCGAGGAAAAGGGATCTTCTTTTCAATTCCAGTCCAAGAACAAGGACGACGACGTTGATCATGATCATACCTGATGATCGTTAAACAACATAAACCCATGAATCCCAAACGCAGTCTCATACCACAAAACTCCGaatttctaaacatttttttttccaatacaAGCGATAGAAGAGACTTAAGTAAATCACCTGAGAGTAGTAGTATGATGACCAAATCCAACAAATCTGGAAGCTGGTGAAGAAGACGCCGTCATAGTCATCATAGCTGAAGCAGAGCCCAAAAGAGCAAACGAAGATGATCCAcacaacatttttgtttctttgatggggagagagagacgaaacagagaaaggttttttttttcaaagatgaaaaatttCGTATCGAGATTTGGAAAAagattgaagttttataaacaagaagaagaatcttcagagacgatgatgatgagagaagaaacgaaagaagaagaagaagaaggtttgtGAATACTACAATTCAAAGTCATGGATATGGCGTCTGGATAATCACTTCCAGCTAAAGAATAATCTGAGAATCTACAAGGAGTAAAGCAATTGCGCAAGTACAATCGAGATTTACCCAGTTCCATATCAAGCAAATGcgattgaattttttaaaaatggaagcTTTCTTCTGATTCTTTCCCCAAAAAAGACGATTCCTTTAAGCCAAGAAAGTggagaaaacagaggaggaggaggagagaggtTGGAGCATTGTTGTATTCTGGGTGA
The sequence above is a segment of the Camelina sativa cultivar DH55 chromosome 10, Cs, whole genome shotgun sequence genome. Coding sequences within it:
- the LOC104718399 gene encoding uncharacterized protein LOC104718399 isoform X1 translates to MLCGSSSFALLGSASAMMTMTASSSPASRFVGFGHHTTTLRYDHDQRRRPCSWTGIEKKIPFPRNRTASASSAYPLFLCQLNKDSPRPKTYQEVTKSAREMFAREISIQSKDSEISIAKVLFYIAAEDEAYMAFNRKRDAQSLMNERESVQDQSDSSESDSEELLQLDEKSVSDWLSKIDAIAKDVEAELVSRDIGCHMVQVLEAVNAVLFGLRGFKRTSITLDPEHYYLHSVLNCRSSTAFLISVIYIEVCKRLDVPIVGSPVGEDFLIWPKTEYPEELFKVTSGQSLFSIVNGSCVDDPGSMASDLTAKSLKDLDIATNRDIIGIALANLIRLHWRRATKSSPGLMLTSPLSQLNNISSSNCPLLRPQELRLAIAAAERLLILQPHNWVLRRDLGMMLYYERQYGEAVQELSICLAFVPPEEEAVLKPFVERLHLLRLISSLKPLGSDRLTVP
- the LOC104718398 gene encoding probable carotenoid cleavage dioxygenase 4, chloroplastic → MDSLSSSSSSSSFISTFSLHHSSLRRPSSSPRLLRINSAVVEERSPITNPSDSNDHRRTSSKPKTLHNRTNLHTSLSSSPAKPRPQMNLATSLFTTVEDVINTFIDPPSRPSVDPKHVLSDNFAPVLDELPPTDCEIIHGSLPPSLNGAYIRNGPNPQFLPRGPYHLFDGDGMLHAIRINDGKATLCSRYVKTYKYNVEKQTGAPVMPNVFSGFNGVTASVARGALSAVRVLTGQFNPVNGIGLANTSLAFFSNRLFALGESDLPYTVRLTESGDIETIGRHDFDGKLAMSMTAHPKTDPITGETFAFRYGPVPPFLTYFRFDSAGRKQRDVPIFSMTSPSFLHDFAITKRNAIFAEIQLGMRTNPMDFVLEGGSPVGADNGKTPRLGVIPKYAGDESEMKWFEVPGFNIIHAINAWDEDDGNAVVLIAPNIMSIEHTLERMDLVHALVEKVRIDLVTGIVSRHPISARNLDFAVINPAFLGRRSRFVYAAIGDPMPKISGVVKLDVSKGDRDDCTVARRMYGPGCYGGEPFFVARDPSDPEAEEDDGYVVTYVHDEVTGESKFLVMDAKSPELEIVAAVRLPRRVPYGFHGLFVKESDLNKQL
- the LOC104718399 gene encoding uncharacterized protein LOC104718399 isoform X2, whose product is MAFNRKRDAQSLMNERESVQDQSDSSESDSEELLQLDEKSVSDWLSKIDAIAKDVEAELVSRDIGCHMVQVLEAVNAVLFGLRGFKRTSITLDPEHYYLHSVLNCRSSTAFLISVIYIEVCKRLDVPIVGSPVGEDFLIWPKTEYPEELFKVTSGQSLFSIVNGSCVDDPGSMASDLTAKSLKDLDIATNRDIIGIALANLIRLHWRRATKSSPGLMLTSPLSQLNNISSSNCPLLRPQELRLAIAAAERLLILQPHNWVLRRDLGMMLYYERQYGEAVQELSICLAFVPPEEEAVLKPFVERLHLLRLISSLKPLGSDRLTVP